The following proteins come from a genomic window of Nostoc sp. TCL26-01:
- a CDS encoding Uma2 family endonuclease, protein MTNLQKKLLTDTWLTATWDEYIQVITNPFYHKAKSYYYNGKMRFEMPPIGNDHSRDHTVVIIAVSIYAAIKGIAINGNDNCTYRKKGFKEAQPDVSYYIGENAGAIPWGTGIINLDDYPAPNLVIEVANSSLADDKGEKRLLYEELGVDEYWIIDVQKVQVIAFAVENGGSRRITQSQILPGLAISLLEEAFRRTRQTHQSQVVAWLLSEFSQ, encoded by the coding sequence ATGACAAACTTACAAAAAAAATTACTCACGGACACTTGGCTAACAGCTACTTGGGATGAATATATTCAGGTAATCACCAATCCTTTTTATCACAAGGCCAAAAGCTACTATTACAACGGCAAAATGAGGTTTGAAATGCCACCAATAGGGAATGATCATTCACGAGATCACACAGTTGTGATTATTGCCGTTAGCATATATGCCGCAATCAAAGGTATTGCTATTAATGGCAATGATAATTGCACTTACCGCAAAAAAGGTTTCAAAGAAGCACAACCTGACGTGTCTTATTATATTGGTGAAAATGCTGGTGCTATTCCTTGGGGGACAGGAATCATCAACCTAGACGATTATCCAGCACCAAATTTAGTTATTGAAGTGGCAAATAGTTCTCTAGCAGATGACAAAGGTGAAAAACGTCTGCTTTATGAAGAATTAGGAGTAGATGAATACTGGATTATCGATGTGCAAAAAGTGCAGGTGATTGCTTTTGCTGTAGAAAATGGTGGTAGTCGCAGAATAACTCAATCTCAAATTTTACCAGGATTAGCAATTTCTCTATTAGAAGAAGCTTTCCGACGTACTCGTCAAACGCATCAAAGTCAAGTTGTTGCTTGGTTGTTATCGGAATTTAGTCAATAG
- the bchM gene encoding magnesium protoporphyrin IX methyltransferase, whose protein sequence is MNAADDKTIVREYFNSTGFDRWRRIYGDGEVNKVQLDIRNGHQQTVDTVIGWLTNDGNLADLSICDAGCGVGSLSIPLATAGAKVYASDISEKMVEEGKQRALEAIGNPENPTFAVQDLESLSGNYHTVICLDVLIHYPQEKADEMISHLCSLSQSRIILSFAPKTCALALLKKIGNFFPGPSKATRAYLHREADVIKILESNGFTIQRKAFTKTSFYFSRILEATR, encoded by the coding sequence ATGAACGCAGCCGACGATAAGACTATTGTTCGTGAGTATTTTAATTCCACAGGGTTTGATCGATGGAGACGGATTTATGGGGATGGCGAAGTTAACAAAGTCCAACTTGACATCCGTAACGGTCACCAGCAAACTGTGGATACTGTCATCGGCTGGTTAACAAATGATGGCAATTTAGCCGATTTGTCAATCTGCGATGCTGGTTGTGGTGTGGGTAGTCTCAGCATTCCCCTGGCTACAGCAGGCGCAAAGGTCTATGCCAGCGATATTTCGGAAAAAATGGTCGAAGAAGGCAAACAAAGAGCCTTAGAGGCGATCGGCAATCCCGAAAATCCTACCTTTGCCGTCCAAGATTTAGAATCTTTGAGTGGGAATTATCACACTGTCATTTGTTTGGATGTCCTCATCCACTACCCCCAAGAAAAAGCTGATGAGATGATTTCTCACCTCTGTTCTTTATCACAATCTAGAATTATCCTCAGTTTTGCCCCCAAAACTTGTGCCTTAGCTTTACTCAAAAAAATTGGTAACTTTTTTCCCGGTCCTAGTAAAGCCACCCGCGCCTACCTCCACCGAGAAGCCGATGTGATCAAAATCCTGGAAAGCAACGGCTTTACTATCCAAAGAAAAGCCTTTACTAAAACCAGTTTCTACTTCTCGCGCATATTAGAAGCAACACGTTAA
- a CDS encoding DUF423 domain-containing protein produces MTQIFLSVAAVLGGLSVACGAFASHALREKVSERSLEIFEVGARYQMYHALALLLVAILISRIESPPTTLIASGWLFIIGIIIFSGSLYALSLTGIKILGAITPLGGVAFLLAWGALAVSAFSIKF; encoded by the coding sequence ATGACACAGATTTTTTTGAGCGTAGCTGCCGTTTTAGGTGGTTTGTCTGTTGCCTGTGGGGCTTTCGCTTCCCATGCCTTACGGGAAAAAGTTAGTGAGCGATCGCTAGAAATCTTTGAAGTTGGCGCTCGTTACCAAATGTACCACGCTCTAGCGCTCTTGTTAGTTGCTATTCTCATTAGTCGCATAGAATCACCACCAACCACATTAATCGCTAGTGGGTGGTTGTTTATCATTGGTATCATCATATTTTCTGGCAGTTTATATGCCTTGAGTCTAACTGGCATCAAAATCTTAGGAGCAATTACTCCCCTCGGCGGTGTCGCCTTTCTCCTAGCCTGGGGTGCTTTAGCTGTCTCTGCTTTCAGCATCAAGTTTTGA
- a CDS encoding DUF4351 domain-containing protein has translation MIDHDRLFKELLSNFLPEFIELFFPDISAYWNPDSIEFLPQEVLTDVTEGERKIVDLVVKASFRNQNALFIIHIEHQSSAEAGFNRRMFTYFARLHEKFALPIYPIVIYSHDSPKTLEPENYRLEFPGWTVLEFNYRVIQLNRLNWQDFVNQHNPVASALMSKMRMDAQERPTVKLVSLQLLTTLGLNPAQVQLISGFIDTYLQLNAQEEALFQEQLASIEPRQEEEVMKIVTSWMREGIQQGIQQGIQQEALSLIMRQLSRRFGSLAPQLQEQIQSLSVAELENLGEALLDFSSLADLEVWLRES, from the coding sequence ATGATTGACCACGATCGCCTGTTTAAAGAACTACTCAGCAACTTCTTGCCAGAGTTTATCGAACTCTTTTTTCCTGATATCAGCGCCTATTGGAACCCTGATTCCATCGAATTTTTACCGCAAGAGGTACTGACTGACGTTACCGAAGGGGAACGTAAAATCGTCGATTTAGTTGTGAAAGCCTCTTTCAGAAATCAAAATGCTCTTTTTATCATTCACATAGAGCATCAATCCTCTGCTGAAGCTGGGTTCAATAGACGAATGTTTACTTACTTCGCACGCTTACACGAAAAATTCGCTCTCCCCATATATCCTATCGTCATTTATTCCCATGACTCACCAAAAACTCTAGAACCAGAGAATTATCGGCTTGAGTTTCCTGGTTGGACTGTGCTGGAATTTAATTATCGAGTCATCCAATTAAATCGCCTGAATTGGCAAGATTTCGTCAATCAGCACAATCCTGTAGCTAGTGCTTTGATGTCTAAAATGCGAATGGATGCTCAAGAACGTCCTACAGTCAAGCTAGTGTCGTTACAATTACTGACGACTTTAGGATTGAACCCAGCACAAGTACAGTTAATTTCTGGTTTTATTGATACTTACCTACAGTTAAATGCTCAAGAAGAAGCCCTATTTCAAGAACAGCTTGCTAGCATTGAACCAAGACAAGAGGAAGAGGTTATGAAAATCGTCACCAGTTGGATGAGAGAAGGTATTCAACAAGGTATTCAACAAGGTATTCAGCAAGAAGCCTTGTCACTAATTATGCGCCAACTCAGCCGTCGATTTGGCTCACTAGCGCCTCAATTACAAGAACAGATTCAAAGTTTATCTGTTGCAGAGTTAGAAAATTTAGGTGAAGCGCTATTAGACTTTTCTAGTCTGGCCGATTTAGAAGTTTGGTTGAGGGAAAGTTAG
- a CDS encoding PHP domain-containing protein, giving the protein MVVNFARTSASTELLKQVFQTIDAQSCPNLYNFHMHTVYSDGRLQPNVLMEQAIAIGLEGLTITDHHTVGGYEIAQAWLEDWRWNHPGVATPHLWSGVEVNANLLNIEVHILAYAFQLEHSSMRPYLQRKATTGQEYEAGNVIAAIHAAGGLAVLAHPARYKRSLFDLIPAAVEYGIDGVETFYAYNNPNPWKPSIVESQQVQNLAQEYGLFNTCGTDTHGLSLLQRL; this is encoded by the coding sequence ATGGTTGTAAATTTTGCTCGGACATCTGCTTCTACCGAACTCTTAAAGCAAGTATTCCAGACAATTGATGCTCAAAGTTGTCCGAATTTATATAACTTTCATATGCACACAGTTTATTCTGATGGCAGGTTACAGCCTAATGTGTTGATGGAACAAGCGATCGCCATTGGCCTAGAGGGCTTAACAATCACTGACCATCATACTGTGGGAGGCTACGAAATAGCTCAAGCCTGGTTAGAAGATTGGAGATGGAATCATCCTGGTGTCGCTACTCCTCACTTGTGGAGTGGTGTAGAAGTGAATGCGAATCTTTTAAACATAGAGGTGCATATTTTAGCTTACGCATTCCAGCTAGAACATTCCAGCATGAGACCTTATCTGCAAAGAAAAGCGACTACAGGCCAAGAGTATGAAGCAGGTAACGTAATTGCAGCTATTCATGCAGCCGGGGGACTGGCGGTGTTAGCACATCCAGCACGTTACAAGCGATCGCTGTTTGACTTAATACCAGCAGCAGTGGAATATGGAATTGATGGTGTAGAGACATTTTACGCTTACAACAACCCTAACCCCTGGAAACCTAGCATTGTTGAATCACAACAGGTGCAAAACCTAGCCCAAGAGTATGGATTGTTCAATACCTGTGGTACTGACACCCACGGTTTAAGCCTACTGCAACGCCTGTAA
- a CDS encoding DUF5895 domain-containing protein → MKASAKFDFEDEKFNAPPSQVIPWCQMINPRHSTDGIQNYGLAIKLDNAQAVGFQPDKNWQKVEHEFSSGVETVYITTTPRIVIVRRGPLSVKDRETGIKLGTLKENYDAFLADKLKFKTFTRYLIFLVDENKKFLHDTPLQLTLNGAAGASFSKTYCEFQQGKIVSGFVSELERAYAVYRKQPVTPKGPLFHAHGIFCPIVECEERGIEPNTVLVASTVDYEHPTVSNLTNYLIASDAPESMIICKAFEDYKDFGKEPVRTETAPKMAMAGVSSSYVYPDEDDFGYPPY, encoded by the coding sequence ATGAAAGCATCTGCTAAGTTCGACTTTGAGGACGAAAAATTTAATGCACCACCTTCTCAAGTCATCCCTTGGTGTCAGATGATTAACCCTCGACACAGCACAGATGGTATTCAAAACTACGGTTTAGCAATAAAATTAGATAATGCTCAGGCTGTTGGTTTTCAGCCTGATAAAAATTGGCAGAAAGTAGAACACGAATTTAGCTCTGGTGTGGAGACAGTTTATATCACAACCACTCCCCGGATAGTAATTGTGCGACGAGGGCCTTTATCAGTTAAAGATAGAGAAACTGGGATTAAACTTGGCACACTCAAAGAAAATTATGATGCGTTTTTAGCAGACAAACTTAAGTTTAAAACTTTTACACGCTACTTAATTTTCTTAGTAGATGAAAATAAAAAGTTTTTACATGATACACCTCTGCAATTAACTCTTAATGGTGCAGCAGGTGCAAGTTTTAGTAAAACCTATTGTGAATTTCAACAAGGCAAAATAGTCAGTGGGTTTGTGTCCGAATTAGAAAGAGCTTACGCTGTCTATCGTAAACAGCCAGTGACACCAAAAGGCCCTCTATTTCATGCTCACGGGATTTTCTGTCCCATTGTTGAATGTGAAGAAAGAGGGATTGAACCGAATACAGTTTTGGTGGCTTCAACTGTAGACTATGAACATCCAACAGTTAGCAATTTAACCAACTATCTGATTGCTTCTGATGCACCAGAATCGATGATTATTTGTAAAGCTTTTGAAGATTACAAAGATTTTGGTAAGGAACCAGTGAGAACAGAAACTGCACCCAAGATGGCAATGGCTGGAGTTTCTAGTTCTTATGTGTATCCCGATGAAGATGATTTTGGTTACCCACCATATTAA